The Mesobacillus jeotgali genome window below encodes:
- a CDS encoding carbamoyl phosphate synthase small subunit: MKGYLHLADGKTFQGHLHGSLAEQGIAGEIVFFTGMTGYQEVLTDPSYKNQIIVFTYPLIGNYGINDHDFESKKPHVAAVIVFEAAKTAYHYEAQLSFTEYLEKWDIPVLEHVDTRELVKSIRQNGTMPALLSREAACESGCDSVNGLKVEEVSSRAPETIGSGDTHIVLIDYGFKKSIADYLVKQNCLVTIVPYNYSFEQIAALKPDGVLLSNGPGDPKELFGQLHEIRKVIEHYPVLGICLGHQLAALALGGDTKKMLFGHRGANQPVYDINSNRVFMSSQNHSFAVDQNSIGNTGLKVRFFNKNDQSIEGLYHEKWPLMTVQFHPEASPGPEDSVFIFGEFINTVKYRNRRVVSYA, encoded by the coding sequence ATGAAAGGATATCTGCATCTGGCTGACGGCAAGACATTTCAAGGGCACTTGCATGGATCGTTAGCTGAACAGGGAATTGCCGGTGAGATCGTATTTTTTACAGGGATGACCGGTTATCAAGAAGTACTGACAGATCCTTCATATAAAAATCAAATCATTGTTTTCACCTACCCGTTGATAGGCAATTATGGAATCAATGATCATGACTTTGAAAGCAAAAAGCCGCATGTTGCAGCAGTAATTGTATTTGAGGCTGCAAAAACAGCTTATCACTATGAAGCGCAGCTCAGCTTCACTGAGTATCTGGAGAAATGGGATATTCCCGTGCTGGAGCATGTGGATACCCGGGAGCTCGTAAAATCCATCCGCCAGAACGGGACAATGCCTGCCCTCTTATCAAGAGAAGCAGCCTGTGAATCAGGCTGTGACAGTGTTAATGGTCTCAAGGTGGAGGAAGTATCATCGAGGGCACCAGAAACGATTGGCTCTGGTGACACTCACATCGTGTTAATTGATTACGGCTTTAAAAAATCCATCGCTGACTATCTGGTCAAACAAAATTGCCTCGTAACAATTGTTCCTTACAATTATAGCTTTGAACAAATCGCAGCCTTGAAGCCTGATGGTGTGCTTTTATCAAATGGACCGGGCGATCCGAAGGAATTATTCGGGCAGCTGCACGAGATCAGGAAAGTAATCGAGCACTATCCAGTATTGGGGATTTGTCTAGGGCACCAGCTGGCAGCGCTCGCACTTGGAGGGGATACAAAGAAAATGCTATTTGGCCATCGAGGAGCGAACCAGCCTGTTTACGATATAAATAGCAACCGGGTATTCATGTCTTCCCAAAACCACAGCTTTGCGGTTGATCAAAATAGTATCGGGAACACAGGATTGAAGGTCCGTTTCTTCAATAAAAATGATCAGTCAATCGAGGGCCTATACCATGAGAAATGGCCGCTGATGACAGTCCAGTTCCATCCGGAAGCAAGCCCGGGACCTGAAGACAGTGTATTCATATTTGGGGAATTCATCAATACAGTCAAATACAGAAATCGGAGAGTAGTCAGCTATGCCTAA